The genomic region GCGTACGCAACGCATGCTGAAAGTGCAGGTCTGCCGGCTGGATCAGGTCCTCGAAGATCTGGGACTCGACCCCTCCCGTTGTTTTCTCAAGCTTGATGTACAGGGAGGAGAAGCTGACGTCTTGGCAGGAGCGGAAGGTGCTCTCGGTCAAATTCCACTCATCCAGCTTGAGACATCCTTCGAGCCTCTTTACGAGAACGAGCGATCATTTTCTGATCTCCTCGCCTATCTGAAGGCAGCGGGTTTTTCCCTGGTCTCGTTGATCCCCGGCTACTGCGATCCCAGGACGGGAGCCCTCCTTCAAGTGGATGCGATCGTTTCACGCCTTCCCCGGGACGCCGAAATTTCCCCTCGGACGCAAGAATAGACAAGTCGTCTGAAAGACGTTATTTGACAGATAGGAGTGATACATAAATTCATCTTCCGAACTAATCTGAGAGTGATCAATCATGATGGCAGACGCGATCTCAGGTCGTAACGATTCCGACGCCAACATTTGAACCATAGACAAATTGGCATGCTTGAGATTCAAGTCGTGTACTGCACCATCCTCGTCCGGGGGCAGCAGAAAAGATTGAACGTGTGATAGGTAACATGATGAAGGACGTGTTTCTATGCCTTGAGGGAACCTTGAGGAAAACTAAATGCAAACCGACAATGGCGTCTGGAGGAAATTTAAATTAGGCATTTTCCTACGAAAATGTCGACTGGAGCGGCCGACAGTCGGGGCAGGCTATCTTGCGTGAGCTGCATATTCACGCACGGCATGTCTCCTGCTGACTATGAGCCCATAAGTGCGCCCGGTTTCTCCGCTGCGCGAGGCTCCGATGTTTAGCTGTGGAGTCTCATGAGGTTGTTCATGTCCAGGCCTGATCGGCTGATGGGTGGTTTTCTGTTTATCTCGGCTTGGGGGCGGTGCCAATTGTAATGGTGCAGCCAGCGGGGGAGGTCTTGCTTTCGCTGCCCCGCGGTCTGATAGGCGCGCCCATAGGCCCATGCGCGCAAGCTCGACTGGATGAAGCGTTCGGCTTTGCCGTTGGTCTTCGGCGTATAGGGGCGTGCATGGACATGGCGCAGCCCGAGGGCCTTGCAGGCCTTGTTGAAGGCCTTCGAGCGGTAGCAGCTGCCGTTGTCGGTCATCACGCGCATCATCCGGATCCCCGGCGCATGATACCACGCCACCGCCGCTTTGAGGAAGGCGACGGCATCCTCCTTGCGCTCGCTGTCGAGAACCCGGCCGAAGGCGAGGCGCGCGTGGTCGTCGATGCAGACATGGACGAACTCCCATCCGACGCCGCGGCTGCTGCTCCGGCGGGAACGGTCTTTGGTGATGCGGTGTCCGGTGCGGGTGAGGCGGCCGAGTTTCTTGATGTCGAGGTGCAGGAGCTCGCCGGGGGTGGCGTGCTCATATCGCCTGACCGGTTCGGCGGGTTCGAGATCGCGCCAGCGGTTGAGACCGTGACGCGCGAGGATGCGCCCGACGGCGGCGCGCGAGAGGCCGGCCTCCGCCGCGATCCGGTCCATGGTTCGCCGCTGACGCCGCAACCGCGTCACTTCCGCCTCGGTCGCGGCAGGCGTGCGGGTCGGGCTGCGGTGGGGTCGCGACGACCGGTCCTCAAGCCCGGCCAGCCCATGCTCGCGAAACCGCCGCGCCCATCTGAAAACCGTGCGGACGCTGACCCCCATGGCGCCAGCAACGTCGGCAACCCGTTCGCCACGCTCCAGGCGCCGAATCATGATCTCTCGACCTTTCGGCGTCAGTCGTGCATTCTTGTGCATGTCCATTCGGTCCTCCCCGAGGCGCTTCGGTTCGTGCAAACTTCAGCCTCTCAGGAACGGTTCGAATGAACAACGTGGTGAGAAATCACAGCTAGCGCACGCTCGCAGCGAACGCGCGCCAGCTGGCGATCGGTAGAGTGAACGTCTCAGAGAGAAAATACGCGATCGCCAATGCCGCCATTGCACCTATTCCTCCGTATTGTGGAATAAGAGACGCGCCGAAAGCACCAAGTATGGCGATGCGTAGCAAATGTGTTGTGGCAACGAGTCTTTCTTTTTTTAGTCCTATCAAGACAACATCCCAAAAATAAATCAAGGCTGCTTGCCCAAGCATCGCCCCCCACATTGCCCGATATACGTTCCCTGTTCCAAAATCATTACCAACCCAAAAACGTAAAAGATCATCACCAAAGACCGCCACGAGACCTCCTACGCTAACAGCAATGGCCCATACCAGGAGCAGGTAACTTATTATGACGCGACGTAACCATTTGCGATCCCTTGTCCGGTTTGCATCCAGCATCGCCGGCCATAGCGGATTGTTCAGCGTCGTAAGGATACCTATCATCATGCCGTGGACACGCATCATCAGACCGAAATGTGCGGCATCCTCAGGATGTGTCTGTGCCCCGACCCAGAACACCAAAAATCCGCTACAGGCGGAGGCGGCGAAATTTATAATTGTAAATGAAAATCCAGTAGACAGGAGCCTCGGCATCCATGGCCGCAATTGACGCCAAGCGAAATGTTCGGTGCCGTTCTCCCGACGTACACGGAGTGCCGACAGAACATCTCCGATTAGAGGGCCACCAACCAAGGCGAGCACAAAACCCGCCACGTGATGCCAGCAAAAACTTACCACCACCAGCAGACTGAAGGCAGTCAGCTGGCCGATTAACTGATACCAATTTACAAGATAGAGTTGTAATCTTCCTATGAGAACCCCAGATGCCATGGATATGACCGTCCTCATCCATACGAGGCCGAGGAGCAGAGCGGCCGAAGACACCACTTCAGCGCGCGCAACGCCAAGAGATCCGGCTCTGGTCGTGTACCACAAGGTGATCGCTGCAGTGCAGATGAGCACGAGAAGGCCACCGAAGCCACCCGCTAGTAACGTGGCCACTTTCAGCAATAGAAGAATACGCCTGCGACCAGCTCCGCGATCCGCAATGAAGCGCGCGATTGAATTATGCATCCCGAAATTGCCAAGTCCGACCCACTGCGCGAGCCCCATTAGCATAAGAAAGATACCAAAACGCTCCTCCCCAAGTCGCGAAAAGGCAAGTGGCATTGCGACCACATTGGTGGCAATTCCTGCAATTTTGCCCGCACCGCCAGATAGGATCCCGACGACAATGCCACGCCGATCCCGCTCCCGAATCCATCGCAAGACAAGTGGTATACCCACTTCCCGATCATCCTTTGCTGAGATATCAACCATCGAACCTGGGCAAACCCGAAAAGCGGCGTTCTCTCCCGCTTCGCATCATTACCTTGATAATAAGAATTCTTTAATCAGTTAATCCTTCTCACAGATGGCCAAAGTCACAGCAACGTGTCGGATAAAAATAAAATGTTCCCCTCATCTATGATAAAATAAAAGGTCATATTCGTGTTTGAGAAAGATTGAGGCAACGTGGAGTGCAGTTGAATTCTCCGACCGAAGCATCCCCTCTCGTCAGCATCAAACGCCGCTGCTCGAATCTCCCGGTGTGCCCGCAGCAGATGGCACAGGATCTTCTGGACTCGGCGGGATCGACCCGCTAGACTGCACACTTGCGATTTATTGGCCTTCACGAAAGGCCGCGTCGCCATACTGTTCATCCTCATTCGGCTACATGTGTAAACAAGTGCGCACCAAGGCATTCTGCAAACTTCTCCTTGCCATGCCGGCTAATGAAGGCGTCAAATTGCCGTGTCCCTTCGAAACCTTTCAGACATTCCCGATTCAGTCGGCAGATACCCTCGGCAATGGCTATGGGATCACGTGTATCGACTGGTTCGCCCAACTGATACCGACGTACCTCAGCTCCGAGGAGCATCTCTTGCTGCGTCAGAATCGGTTTGCGGAAGGCCGCCGCGAGCAAGAGAACGCCGCTTGAGCCCACATGACCCAGATAGGGGGCGAGAACTACGTCGCAGGCGGAGATCTCCGCCTCGAGCTGTCGGCGGGGAAGAAAGCCACGCTCGAGGGACACGTCCAAGCCCGCTGATCGAAGTATAGGCAACCGCTCCTCGATGAAAGAAAGCATTTCGCCCTCCCCGCAGAAGCGGAATTCGCTCGCCGCCGCAACATCCCGAGGTAGCAGCAGGAGCGCATCCAGAAGCGGGCGAATTCCTTTCCGCTCCTGCATGGAGCCAAAAAAAAGAAATCGCACCCTCCCACTCATGCGTGCTCCCCATGCCTGAGCTGCATCGCACGGAGCATCAAAAGGCTCTGGGAGAAGAATTACCTTTTTGCCCTGCGAGGAGTGGAGATCCATGTACTCCTTGAAATAGGGGTCCAGCGTAAAGAGGTTCTCGAACCACGGCTTCGCCAGTACCACTCTGAGCGCGTGTTCCTTGATACCCTCTCGAACCAAACCCAACCATCCAGCCCTTCGTTCGCGCCAGTGACTGCTGCCACGAAACAACAATCCCGAGACCCGAAAGGGCGGCAGGCTGCTGGTAGCCGCCGCCAAGAGAATATGATCGAGCGCTGCGAAAAAAACCTGCCGAGCATTGCAGCGCTGGGCCGCTCGCAAACCGAGCTGCCAACAGCGGCGATGCCGCTGAAAAAGTGTTGGCGCATTCATTGCATCGCGAATGTCTTTTTCGGGAAGCTCAACGAATTGGAATCTAGGCGACGTTTCCGCAAGCTCTTCTCCGAGTTGCGCGAACGCTCGTTCCCTGAGTTGTGCCGGCCCTGCGAATATGACCTGATCCGCCTTGTTCCAAGCCGTCAGATACTTTGCCAGTACAGCAACGTAATGAGCGCGGTGACCGCTTCCTGCCGTCTCGAAATATAGAACGGGCGAACCCGACACAACCATCAGCTCCCTGACGCTCCGTTGCGAACCAAAATGATCACCCCACTCGTCAGCAAACCTAGAAGAACGGCCAGCGCAAGAACGAGCTTTCTCTTCGGCTCCGCCGGATCTTGCGGCACCTTGGCGGGGTCGACGATGCGGAAGGCGTATTCCGGGCGGGCCCTGGCGGTGGCGACCCGCTGCAGCTGGCTCTGGATCAGGTCGAAGATGGCGTTCTTGAGCTGCATGTCGGTGGTGCGATCGGCCTCATGCTCCAGAAAACGGATCACGGCCTCTGCCTCCGCGATCGTCCGCTGCCGGATCTCCTCGTTCGCCATGGCCACATAGGCGTTGGCCCAGCGGGCGGCCAGCTCCGGCTTGCGGTGTTGCATCGACACGCTCACCAGCCCCGTCTTCAGATCCTCGGAGATCGAGCGCACATCCTCGTCGAATTTCTCGTACGCCTCGGCCATGGTCGGCGCGGAGCCGCTGCGCGGCTTGTAGCCCTCGTCTCCCGAGATCGCGGCCAGCGCGCTCTTGACCGTGCGCTTGATGCGCGTGGTGACCGGCGGCTCCGGGATCCAGTCGCCCTTCTCCGCCTCCCAGAGCTCCGGGAACAGCTCCGGCATCACCTGGTAGCGCTCGATGAAGCGTTCGGCGAGCTCGCGCGAGCGCAGCACGCCCAGATATTCTTCCTTGTTGCCGCCGCCACCCAGATTGATGCCCGGCGAGCGACGCCAGGCCGCCGAACCTGCTTGCGAGCGAAGAGGCCGCGCCCGCCTCCTCCTCCACCGGCTGGATCACGACGGTCGCGCGATACTCCGGCGTCTTGAACAGCGCATAGGCAAGCCCCAGCAGGAAGGAGACGCCGACGCACCAGGCGATCAGCCGCCTGTTCTCGCGAATCAGGGCGACGATGTCGGCAAGCGTGATGACGTCCTCGTCCGGCACGGCGACGGGCGCGGGACCGGCAGCCGCCCCTGCACCGGAGCCCGCCGCTGCGCCCGCCGGCGCCTCCGCCCTCCGCCGTTCCGACGCGCTCACGTCCACCTCGCTCACGCCCGTCTCCCTCGTCTCGGCCGAGAGTTCCGCTGCCCGGTGTCGCACAGCTAAAACCCGTAGCTCCATCCGATCTCGATGCGACCCTTCGTCGGCGAGCGGCCGGGGGTGTTCGGCGCGTCATCGGCGATCCCCGCCTCCAGCCGGAACCGGCCGAAGCGCTCCGTCGGCCAGATCACCCGCGTCTCCAGCATGTTGATCTTCTCGTGATTCGCGCTCACCAGATGAGCCCGGAACAGGCCGCCCTGCTCGGGATCGGGCCTGTTGATTCCCGCATAGCGGTAGATGAGCTCGAAACTCGGCCCCTTGTCCAGCTGCAGCATGAGGCGGCCCGTCACCTGCAGACTGTTGAAGTCGAGCGAGGGCCCCAGCACCCGCCGCCGGTAGGTCGACCCGTCCCGGAAGATGCTGTTCTGGAACAGCAGCCCGCCCTTCGATGTCTTGTGGATGAAGGTGCTGCGGTCCACCACCGTGTCCGCCGACTCCCCCATGATCCGCCACTGGCCGCCGCCCAGCCACTCGGTGCGGCCGGTCAGCGAAATGCCGTAGAGGGCACCCGTGTCCTCGGCCTGATCCTCCCACACCTGCTGGGTATAGGCCGACCAGGCGAGGTCGCCGATGGTGCCGTGGAAGGTGACGTCCCAGCCCGACTGGGCATCGCCCGGATCGCGGTTGAGGCGGTCGATGCGCGTGTTCGTCTGGTTCGGAAACGGCAGCAGCGCCTTCCTGATGTTCGTGAAGCTGCAGGGGCGGCCCTTGCCGCAGAACTGCACCATGTAGGTGAGGCCCCAGCTCATCCAGCTCGTCGGCGCAAAATCGACGCGATACCCGGCAAGCCAGGGATGCGCGAAATCGTTCCTCAGCCTGCTCTTGCGTCCGGCGAAGACGCGCAGGTTCCACGGCCCGATCCAGCGCAGCCAGCGGCTCTCGAAGGGCTTCGGCTCGAGCCTGCCGAGCCCGACCACCGCCATCGGCCGGGCGTTGTTGGACAGCTGCATCGCCGCATCCCACCCCGGCCCCCACCACTGCTCGACGCGCCCGCCGAACAGCATCCAGTTGCCCAGCGCCACCGCGCCGTAGGAACCGTCGAGGTTGATGTCATGGGGATCGACGGGATCATCCCGGAAATTGACGGCCAGCCGCGCATAGGCGCTCGCCCAGTGGCGCTCCACCGCGACCCTGCTGTCGAAGTCGCCCCGCGCGCCGCCGCCGAAGTCCCGCACGAGCCGCGCGCGGTTGGTGCCCATGGCCTCGGCCGAGGCCTTCGGCCGGCGGAAGTCCGCCCGCTTCGGCATCTTCGCGCGCACGCGCGCGATCGCCGCCATCACATGGGGCGGATAGGCCTGCCCCTGCGCCCGCGCCAGCGCGCCCGAGATCGCGGCCCAGGGAATGGGCCAGGTCGTCACGCTGCCGGGGATGATCCCGTATTCCTTCAGCGTCGTGATGTCGTTCTTGAGCTGGATGTCGTTTACCGGCGCCCAGGGCTCCGCGCGGGCCGGCCGCGGCGACACGGTCGCCCCTCCCGCCACCGCGACCAGCGCCAGCGCGAGCACCGCCCCGCACGCAAGGCGCCGCATTCCGATGTTCCGGACCCCGCTGTCCGCCACGCCCATCCCCTTGCCTGTGCACGACTCGTCCGTCCAGCGCATGCGCCGCCTCTCCTAGCCGAAGCCAGCCGCCCGGGACAAGACTGCTGTAGGCCGCAATGTGACGGAATAGGGGCGTCGCCTGGCGAAAGCCCGGCTCGGCGGCGACCGCCCATGCCGAATCTGAGGCAGACCCTAGCGGCCCGTCTCGATCCGGCTGTCGGGGTGAAAGGAGGCGAAGGCGAAGGCGAAATCGAGACCGTAGGGGACGGGTTCGCGCGTGCCGTCGGCGCGCAGCCGCTCCACCATCACGTCCCCCCAGACGTCAGAAGGCTTCCCGCTCTCCTCCGGCAGAGGCGCCCGGAAGATCGAGCGCGCGCCGGGTCGCCAGGTGATCACCAGACCATCTTCGGTCGTGATCCGCCCCTTCCGCCGCACGAGGTCCAGCGCCCAGGCCCGGTCGCCGACGCTGACCACGAGACTCATCGCCGGCACCTCGCGCGGCAGCCGGCGCACCGGGAACCAGGGCGCGGGCGACCTGTCGTAACCGGCATAGGGCGGACTGCGGTAGTCGTACCAGGGATAGGGCGGAGAGAGCACCTCGCCATCCGGGTGCTCGGCCCTGAAGCGCGCGAAGCTCATGATCCGCGCCGGCAGCCGCTCGAGGTGGTCGCCCGCGAAGCGGCCGACGAGACCGCGGCCGGTGAACTGCTGCCAGAAGGTTTCGGTCGTCCGGTCGTACATCACGAGATCGGAGTTGCGCAGACGCCCGGTCGTGCCGAAGGTGGCAACCGCCCCGTCCGGCAGCACGCGGCGGAAAACGATCGCCGCATTGCACAGCGGGCAGTAGGTGACCGCGACCGGCAGCTCCCCCAGCCGGTCGTTCGCGATCTCGTGGCGGGCCAGAATCGCGAGCGGATAGGCCCGGGCGCGGCCCGCATGCACGAAGGCGATCACCGGGTCGCTGGCCGACAGGTGCAGCCGCGGGCGGGCGACGGGGTCGAACCGCGGCTCGTCGACGCTGCGGATCCCGTCACGCGGCGGCCCGCCCGAGACGATGGATTCCAGCGGCACCACGGCGCGGGAAAAATCGGTCTTCGGGAATTCCCGACGCAGGGCTTCCGGCGCGCCATCGCCGCTGGCGGGCGCCGCCCGTATCAGCGTCGCCGCGAGCAGGGCCGTGATGACGAGTGCCATGCGCGTCATGGCGGCGATCATAGCAGGCCGGCGCGCATCCGCGTCTTCACAATCCGCTCACGGATGCTGACGATTGCGCGAGCGCGCGGCCCTAGCCCAGCACGAGGCCCGCCGCCAGCAGGACCATGATCGCAAGCGGCACC from Rhodothalassiaceae bacterium harbors:
- a CDS encoding IS481 family transposase, with translation MDMHKNARLTPKGREIMIRRLERGERVADVAGAMGVSVRTVFRWARRFREHGLAGLEDRSSRPHRSPTRTPAATEAEVTRLRRQRRTMDRIAAEAGLSRAAVGRILARHGLNRWRDLEPAEPVRRYEHATPGELLHLDIKKLGRLTRTGHRITKDRSRRSSSRGVGWEFVHVCIDDHARLAFGRVLDSERKEDAVAFLKAAVAWYHAPGIRMMRVMTDNGSCYRSKAFNKACKALGLRHVHARPYTPKTNGKAERFIQSSLRAWAYGRAYQTAGQRKQDLPRWLHHYNWHRPQAEINRKPPISRSGLDMNNLMRLHS
- a CDS encoding outer membrane protein in capsule/EPS biosynthesis locus; this translates as MRWTDESCTGKGMGVADSGVRNIGMRRLACGAVLALALVAVAGGATVSPRPARAEPWAPVNDIQLKNDITTLKEYGIIPGSVTTWPIPWAAISGALARAQGQAYPPHVMAAIARVRAKMPKRADFRRPKASAEAMGTNRARLVRDFGGGARGDFDSRVAVERHWASAYARLAVNFRDDPVDPHDINLDGSYGAVALGNWMLFGGRVEQWWGPGWDAAMQLSNNARPMAVVGLGRLEPKPFESRWLRWIGPWNLRVFAGRKSRLRNDFAHPWLAGYRVDFAPTSWMSWGLTYMVQFCGKGRPCSFTNIRKALLPFPNQTNTRIDRLNRDPGDAQSGWDVTFHGTIGDLAWSAYTQQVWEDQAEDTGALYGISLTGRTEWLGGGQWRIMGESADTVVDRSTFIHKTSKGGLLFQNSIFRDGSTYRRRVLGPSLDFNSLQVTGRLMLQLDKGPSFELIYRYAGINRPDPEQGGLFRAHLVSANHEKINMLETRVIWPTERFGRFRLEAGIADDAPNTPGRSPTKGRIEIGWSYGF